A portion of the Oxynema aestuarii AP17 genome contains these proteins:
- a CDS encoding FeoA family protein yields the protein MKQPYRSRTHRSENHLKRGFTFLGGRCDREASPPENRPHWHAEDGQSSENAIFPLSCAQMGDRLWVAAVGSGRGHHGLRVGDEVHVVSLTPSGSAAIEVNGQYLGLGCNQARSIAVSRHPILEIDNTFPSQHLHDLKIGATGRVLSYDCPRRGYRKRLLAMGLTPGTEFTVTRHAPLGDPVEIYVRGFSLSLRKDEARALLVELVR from the coding sequence ATGAAACAGCCGTATCGATCGCGAACCCATCGGTCTGAAAACCACCTCAAAAGAGGATTTACCTTCCTCGGAGGTCGTTGCGATCGCGAAGCGTCTCCCCCGGAGAATCGCCCCCATTGGCACGCCGAAGATGGTCAATCCTCAGAAAACGCCATATTTCCCCTATCTTGCGCGCAAATGGGCGATCGCCTGTGGGTAGCTGCCGTAGGGTCGGGGCGAGGGCACCACGGCTTGCGAGTTGGCGACGAAGTGCACGTAGTCAGCTTGACCCCAAGCGGTTCGGCGGCGATCGAAGTCAACGGTCAATACCTCGGTTTGGGGTGCAATCAGGCGCGATCGATCGCGGTTTCGCGCCATCCCATCCTGGAAATCGATAATACATTTCCTTCCCAGCACTTGCACGACCTCAAAATCGGGGCAACCGGGCGCGTTCTCAGCTACGACTGTCCGCGCCGGGGCTACCGCAAACGACTGCTGGCCATGGGATTGACCCCCGGAACCGAATTCACCGTCACCCGTCACGCCCCCCTCGGCGATCCCGTCGAAATCTACGTGAGAGGATTTAGCCTCAGTTTGCGAAAAGATGAAGCGCGCGCCTTACTGGTCGAACTCGTGCGCTGA
- a CDS encoding response regulator, producing MTPIDVTKNILLVEDQLSHQDLILEALEESHFQPQVHIVKNGEEALDFLYCKNNHVRSPRPDLILLDLNLPKMDGRELLSIVKQDSQLQLIPIVVFTTSTAEVDVIKSYSLHANCYITKPSDLDKFFNCVRAIVEFWLMIVTPPPQ from the coding sequence ATGACACCTATAGATGTAACCAAAAATATTCTCTTAGTTGAGGATCAACTCAGCCATCAAGATTTAATTCTTGAAGCTTTAGAAGAAAGTCACTTCCAACCTCAAGTTCATATCGTTAAAAATGGCGAGGAAGCTTTAGACTTCCTTTATTGTAAAAACAACCATGTCCGATCTCCTCGCCCGGATTTGATCTTGCTGGATCTCAATCTTCCGAAAATGGACGGTCGGGAATTGCTTTCTATTGTCAAGCAAGATTCTCAACTTCAACTAATTCCCATCGTTGTTTTTACGACTTCAACGGCGGAAGTAGACGTAATTAAAAGTTATTCTCTCCATGCGAATTGCTATATTACTAAGCCTTCGGATTTAGATAAATTTTTTAATTGCGTCCGGGCGATCGTCGAGTTTTGGCTGATGATTGTCACGCCCCCACCGCAATAA
- a CDS encoding gamma carbonic anhydrase family protein, which produces MSDLNQSISSAPGNFWAPPDLSRAAFVAPNATVVGVVEVGEGASIWYSAVLRGDVDKIAIGDRTNIQDGAVLHGDPGEPTILEADVTVGHRAVIHSAYIERGCTIGMGAIVLNRVRVGRGSIVGAGAIVTKDVPPFSLVVGVPAKRVREVSQEEANELIEHARKYEKLALVHAGKGTDLGF; this is translated from the coding sequence GTGAGCGATCTCAACCAATCGATTTCATCGGCCCCCGGTAATTTTTGGGCGCCTCCCGATCTGTCCCGTGCCGCATTTGTGGCGCCGAATGCAACGGTGGTGGGGGTGGTGGAAGTGGGCGAAGGGGCGAGTATTTGGTATTCGGCGGTGTTGCGTGGGGATGTAGATAAAATCGCGATCGGCGATCGCACGAATATTCAAGATGGGGCGGTCCTGCACGGGGATCCCGGCGAACCGACAATTTTAGAAGCGGATGTCACCGTCGGTCATCGCGCGGTGATTCACAGTGCCTATATCGAGCGCGGTTGTACGATCGGCATGGGGGCGATCGTCCTCAATCGAGTCCGGGTGGGGCGTGGCAGTATTGTGGGGGCGGGGGCGATCGTCACCAAGGACGTACCGCCATTTTCTCTGGTGGTCGGCGTTCCCGCGAAGCGAGTTCGCGAGGTCTCGCAGGAGGAAGCGAACGAGTTAATCGAACACGCACGCAAGTATGAGAAGTTGGCATTAGTTCACGCGGGGAAGGGAACGGATTTGGGATTTTAG
- the map gene encoding type I methionyl aminopeptidase, producing MNILGNLLPQPSAQPRKRQRRTIELKSKREIEIMRQSAKIVATVLKEISEMVEPGMTTADLDAHAEKRIREMGATPSFKGYHGFPASICSSVNNEVVHGIPNKKKVICEGDVLKVDTGAYYQGFHGDSCITIAVGEVTPDAADLIRVAEEALYAGIEQVKAGNYLLDIAGAIEDRVKAGGFSVVEDFTGHGVGRNLHEEPSVFNFRTREMPNVKLRAGMTLAIEPIVNAGSKFTRILKDKWTAVTVDNSLSAQFEHTVLVTEDGYEILTDRSKV from the coding sequence ATGAATATTTTAGGAAATCTGCTTCCCCAACCGTCCGCTCAACCTCGGAAAAGACAGCGACGCACGATCGAACTCAAGTCAAAACGCGAAATCGAAATCATGCGTCAATCGGCCAAAATTGTCGCCACCGTTCTTAAAGAAATTTCTGAAATGGTCGAACCCGGGATGACGACGGCGGACTTGGACGCTCATGCAGAGAAGCGCATTCGCGAAATGGGCGCCACGCCGAGCTTTAAGGGGTATCACGGATTTCCCGCCTCCATTTGTTCGAGTGTTAATAATGAGGTGGTTCACGGAATTCCTAATAAGAAAAAAGTTATTTGTGAGGGCGATGTCCTCAAAGTTGATACGGGGGCTTACTATCAAGGATTTCACGGCGACTCGTGCATTACGATCGCCGTAGGAGAAGTCACCCCGGACGCCGCCGACTTGATTCGCGTCGCCGAAGAAGCGCTTTACGCCGGAATCGAACAGGTGAAAGCTGGAAACTACTTGCTCGATATTGCCGGGGCGATCGAAGATCGGGTCAAAGCAGGTGGCTTTAGCGTCGTCGAAGATTTCACCGGACACGGGGTCGGTCGCAATCTACACGAAGAACCTTCTGTTTTTAACTTCCGCACCCGCGAAATGCCTAACGTTAAATTGCGCGCCGGAATGACGTTGGCGATCGAACCGATTGTCAATGCCGGATCGAAATTTACCCGCATTTTAAAAGATAAATGGACCGCCGTAACTGTGGATAATTCCCTTTCCGCTCAATTCGAGCATACGGTGTTGGTCACTGAAGACGGTTACGAAATTTTAACCGATCGCTCCAAGGTCTAA
- a CDS encoding sulfite exporter TauE/SafE family protein, translated as MLSLYLFAVLGFVGSGHCIGMCGPFVMSYTRPGRNRWYSHVLYGLGRSTTYALMGFIVSSFGQVLQGWLGLRASLLVLAGVVMIYLALGQLRLLRIKLPAIQNWRLYQTSLGRLYASDRWYRTYPLGTLLGFIPCGLTAIALSLAMTQPIAIATIGMFLFGLATLPAMVGFGLLIQRLKVPRLERYMAGVMAILGVLTLWMGMHRLGWVSPPPQSALLMRLHPTSLPGAPNGGHLPGHPPHHQSPTPHGDR; from the coding sequence ATGCTGAGTTTGTATTTATTTGCCGTTCTCGGTTTCGTGGGAAGCGGTCACTGCATAGGAATGTGTGGCCCGTTCGTGATGAGCTACACCCGTCCCGGTCGCAATCGGTGGTATTCCCACGTGCTTTACGGGTTGGGGCGATCGACGACTTACGCCTTGATGGGATTTATTGTCAGCAGTTTCGGACAAGTCTTGCAAGGTTGGCTGGGGTTGCGAGCCAGTTTGCTCGTTTTAGCTGGGGTCGTGATGATTTACCTGGCGTTGGGACAGTTGCGCCTGTTGCGAATTAAATTACCTGCGATTCAAAATTGGCGGCTTTATCAAACCAGCCTCGGGCGCCTGTACGCCAGCGATCGCTGGTATCGAACCTATCCATTAGGCACCCTGTTAGGCTTCATTCCTTGCGGGTTGACGGCGATCGCCCTCAGTCTGGCGATGACCCAACCGATCGCGATCGCCACCATCGGGATGTTCCTGTTCGGTTTGGCCACCCTCCCCGCAATGGTCGGCTTCGGACTGCTGATCCAACGCTTAAAAGTCCCCCGTTTGGAACGCTACATGGCGGGCGTCATGGCGATTTTGGGTGTTTTGACCCTCTGGATGGGAATGCACCGCTTGGGCTGGGTCAGCCCGCCGCCACAAAGTGCCTTACTCATGCGGCTGCATCCGACTAGCCTCCCGGGCGCCCCGAATGGCGGCCACCTGCCCGGACATCCGCCCCACCATCAATCGCCGACTCCCCACGGGGATCGCTAA
- the feoB gene encoding Fe(2+) transporter permease subunit FeoB, which produces MNSTITARATIATIGNPNCGKTTLFNALTGSNQITGNWPGVTVDRVEGTYNHDGQTVTIIDLPGVYSLDAEDQDTGLDERIARDYLLSGAVDLVANVIDASNLERNLYLTTQLIEMRLPVVVILNMVDVARERGFDIDLDRLCQHLGCPVVAVVASKSQGLSELRAAIDRGLRDRPIPSTFVAYPAVVEDAIADLMPYLDNPARVVDPRWTALRLLEYDDIGVPTLQRRELDRVLAHWKRRVGDVLGDDLDIAIADARYTFIRHLSEQVVARSREVSLNLTQRIDRIVLDRWLGIPLFFAVMYLMFLFAIDFGNVFIDFFDILTGTIFVDGFGRLLTTVGIPDWLVVLLANGAGGGLQTVSTFIPVIACTFLFLAFLEDSGYMARAAFVMDRLMRFIGLPGKSFVPMLVGFGCNVPAILATRTLESPRDRLMTILMNPFMSCGARLPVYALFAAAFFPVGGQNIVFALYLVGIGAAICTGLILKHTILRGDISPFVMELPPYHLPTLRGILWRTWDRLREFIVRAGKVIVLMVMVLGLLNNVSWDGSLGNSQTSVLSSVSRSVTPVFAPMGIRQENYPATVGVFTGVFAKEAIVGSLDSLYGQLAREDIPPEPDTPFEFWGSIRDAFASIPANLANLGNQLLDPLGVGVGDLENTEIAAESQGVASQTFGQMVNRFDGKIGAFAYLLFVLLYFPCLAATAAIYRETGTRWTVFAGVWTTGLAYWVATVFYQAATFARHPAFSTVWIFGAIALLAGTILGMRRMGRVI; this is translated from the coding sequence ATGAACTCCACCATCACCGCCCGCGCCACGATCGCCACCATCGGTAACCCCAACTGCGGCAAAACCACCCTCTTCAACGCCCTGACCGGATCCAACCAAATCACCGGAAACTGGCCTGGGGTCACCGTCGATCGCGTCGAAGGCACCTACAACCACGACGGACAAACCGTCACCATCATCGATTTACCGGGGGTCTACTCCCTCGACGCCGAAGACCAAGACACCGGACTTGACGAACGCATCGCCCGCGATTACCTCCTCTCCGGCGCCGTCGATTTAGTCGCCAACGTCATCGACGCCTCCAACTTAGAACGCAACCTCTACCTGACCACCCAATTAATTGAAATGCGGTTGCCCGTCGTCGTCATTTTAAACATGGTAGACGTGGCGCGAGAACGGGGATTCGACATCGATCTCGATCGCCTTTGCCAACACCTGGGCTGTCCCGTGGTGGCGGTGGTCGCCTCCAAAAGCCAGGGATTGAGCGAGTTAAGGGCGGCGATCGATCGCGGATTGCGCGATCGCCCGATCCCGTCCACCTTCGTCGCCTATCCCGCCGTCGTCGAAGACGCGATCGCCGATCTGATGCCCTACTTAGACAATCCGGCCCGGGTCGTCGATCCGCGCTGGACCGCCCTGCGCCTGTTAGAATACGACGATATTGGCGTTCCCACCTTGCAGCGACGGGAACTCGATCGCGTCTTAGCCCACTGGAAACGACGAGTCGGCGACGTACTCGGCGACGACCTCGATATCGCGATCGCCGACGCCCGTTATACCTTCATCCGCCACCTCAGCGAACAAGTGGTGGCGCGATCGCGCGAAGTCAGCCTCAACCTCACCCAGCGTATCGATCGCATCGTCCTCGATCGCTGGTTGGGCATCCCTCTGTTTTTCGCCGTCATGTATCTGATGTTCCTGTTCGCGATCGACTTCGGCAACGTCTTTATCGACTTTTTCGATATCCTCACCGGAACGATCTTCGTAGACGGCTTCGGACGGTTGTTAACCACCGTGGGAATCCCCGATTGGTTGGTCGTCTTGCTGGCGAACGGCGCGGGGGGCGGGCTGCAAACCGTTTCCACCTTCATCCCGGTCATCGCCTGTACCTTCCTCTTTCTCGCCTTTCTCGAAGACTCCGGCTACATGGCCCGCGCCGCCTTCGTCATGGACCGCCTGATGCGCTTTATCGGCTTACCCGGGAAATCCTTCGTCCCCATGCTAGTCGGTTTTGGCTGCAACGTCCCCGCCATTTTAGCCACCCGGACCTTAGAAAGTCCGCGCGATCGGCTGATGACAATTTTAATGAATCCTTTCATGTCCTGCGGCGCAAGGCTTCCCGTTTACGCCCTCTTCGCCGCCGCCTTCTTCCCCGTCGGCGGTCAGAATATCGTTTTCGCCTTATATCTCGTCGGAATCGGGGCGGCGATCTGCACCGGACTGATTCTCAAACATACAATCTTGCGCGGCGATATTTCTCCCTTCGTCATGGAACTCCCCCCCTATCACCTCCCGACGTTACGGGGGATCTTGTGGCGGACGTGGGACCGCCTGCGCGAGTTTATCGTTCGCGCCGGAAAAGTTATTGTTTTAATGGTGATGGTTCTCGGATTACTCAATAACGTCAGTTGGGACGGATCCTTGGGCAACTCCCAAACCTCGGTGTTGAGTAGTGTCAGCCGCAGCGTCACCCCGGTCTTCGCGCCGATGGGGATTCGCCAAGAGAATTATCCCGCCACCGTGGGCGTTTTCACGGGAGTTTTCGCCAAAGAGGCGATCGTCGGTTCTCTCGATTCCCTTTACGGACAACTGGCCCGGGAAGACATTCCCCCCGAACCCGATACCCCCTTTGAATTCTGGGGCAGTATCCGCGATGCCTTCGCCTCTATCCCCGCCAATCTCGCCAATTTAGGCAACCAACTACTCGATCCTTTGGGAGTCGGTGTCGGCGATCTGGAAAACACCGAAATTGCCGCCGAAAGTCAGGGGGTCGCCTCGCAAACTTTCGGCCAAATGGTCAACCGCTTCGACGGCAAAATCGGGGCGTTTGCTTATCTCTTATTTGTCTTATTGTATTTTCCCTGTTTGGCTGCCACCGCCGCGATTTACCGCGAAACCGGGACGCGATGGACCGTATTCGCCGGGGTGTGGACGACCGGGTTGGCGTATTGGGTGGCGACGGTGTTTTATCAGGCTGCAACGTTTGCACGCCATCCGGCATTCTCCACGGTTTGGATCTTCGGCGCCATTGCCCTATTGGCGGGGACGATCTTGGGAATGCGCCGGATGGGACGAGTGATTTAG
- a CDS encoding TIGR02652 family protein — translation MIDIASQYPIFGPEIQCPHCRQTISALTLTDTYLCSRHGAFEANPETGELIHLQSGRHWRRWNNEWYRQHTHPDGIRFEIHEALDRLYTQGYRATRVVIAQRYEPLIGAYLERSTPWRGQSNDSPLPRLYGLPVEFSPDPKEEPRWEVINFDLEKEPGVPIRYPYFRLFE, via the coding sequence ATGATTGATATCGCCTCGCAATATCCTATTTTCGGCCCTGAGATTCAGTGTCCCCATTGTCGTCAAACCATTTCGGCGCTGACCTTAACCGATACCTATCTCTGTTCTCGACACGGTGCATTTGAAGCGAACCCCGAAACTGGGGAGCTCATACACCTGCAATCCGGGCGTCATTGGCGCCGTTGGAATAACGAATGGTATCGCCAGCACACCCATCCCGACGGCATCCGTTTTGAAATTCACGAAGCACTGGATCGACTCTATACCCAAGGCTACCGCGCGACCCGAGTGGTGATCGCCCAACGCTACGAGCCTTTAATCGGGGCGTATTTGGAGCGTAGCACGCCGTGGAGAGGGCAATCGAATGACTCGCCTCTCCCCCGCCTTTACGGTCTTCCGGTCGAATTCAGTCCCGATCCCAAAGAGGAACCCCGTTGGGAAGTGATTAATTTCGATCTCGAAAAGGAACCGGGGGTTCCGATTCGTTATCCTTATTTTCGATTATTTGAATGA
- the chlG gene encoding chlorophyll synthase ChlG gives MSNPPAPESNPIDTAPDKAQPTDNTRPPGKPEENRSAKTRQMLGMKGADVRETSIWKIRLQLMKPITWIPLIWGVVCGAAASGNYEWKLEHLLIAAACMLMSGPLLAGYTQTINDFYDRDLDAINEPYRPIPSGAISVPQVVTQIWVLLLGGIGVAYALDLWAGHEFPTITALAIGGSFLSYIYSAPPLKLKKNGWLGNYALGSSYIALPWWAGQALFGELNTTIIVVTLVYSMAGLGIAIVNDFKSVEGDEQLGLKSLPVMFGVTTAAWICVLTIDLFQFAIAGYLMSIHQNLYAAILILLVIPQITFQDMYFLRDPLENDVKYQASAQPFLVIGMLVTALAIGHAV, from the coding sequence ATGTCTAACCCGCCCGCACCCGAGTCAAACCCGATCGATACAGCCCCAGACAAAGCGCAACCGACGGACAACACCCGACCCCCCGGGAAACCGGAAGAAAATCGCAGTGCCAAAACCCGGCAAATGTTGGGAATGAAAGGGGCCGACGTCCGCGAAACCTCGATCTGGAAAATCCGCCTGCAGTTGATGAAACCGATCACCTGGATCCCTTTGATTTGGGGGGTCGTCTGCGGGGCCGCCGCCTCCGGGAACTACGAGTGGAAACTCGAACACCTGTTAATCGCCGCCGCTTGTATGCTGATGTCCGGACCGTTGCTGGCGGGGTACACCCAAACGATCAACGATTTTTACGATCGCGACCTCGACGCCATCAACGAACCTTACCGTCCGATTCCCTCCGGCGCCATTTCCGTTCCCCAAGTCGTCACCCAAATTTGGGTCCTTCTCCTCGGCGGGATCGGCGTCGCCTATGCCTTAGACTTGTGGGCGGGTCACGAATTTCCCACGATTACCGCCTTAGCCATTGGCGGGTCGTTCCTGTCCTACATTTACTCCGCGCCGCCGCTCAAACTCAAGAAAAACGGCTGGTTGGGGAATTATGCTTTGGGTTCGAGTTACATCGCCTTACCCTGGTGGGCCGGACAAGCATTGTTCGGGGAACTCAATACCACCATCATTGTCGTCACCCTGGTTTACAGTATGGCCGGATTGGGGATTGCGATCGTCAACGACTTCAAAAGTGTGGAAGGAGACGAACAACTGGGCTTAAAATCCCTCCCGGTGATGTTTGGGGTGACTACAGCCGCGTGGATTTGCGTACTGACGATCGACCTGTTCCAGTTTGCGATCGCCGGATATTTGATGAGCATTCATCAGAATTTGTACGCCGCGATTTTGATCTTGTTGGTCATTCCTCAAATTACTTTCCAGGATATGTATTTCTTGCGCGATCCCCTCGAAAATGACGTTAAATATCAAGCCAGCGCCCAACCATTCCTCGTGATTGGAATGCTCGTCACCGCCTTGGCGATCGGACACGCCGTGTAG
- a CDS encoding FeoC-like transcriptional regulator: MILRDLQVYLAERHTASLAELSTHFHVEAAALEPMLKKLVRKGRVRQLPPPKPCGECTQCDRTVFEVYQWV; the protein is encoded by the coding sequence ATGATTCTTCGCGATTTGCAAGTCTATCTCGCCGAACGACATACGGCGTCTCTAGCAGAACTGTCTACTCATTTTCACGTGGAAGCCGCCGCCTTAGAACCGATGTTGAAAAAGTTGGTGCGTAAGGGTCGGGTTCGCCAACTGCCGCCTCCCAAACCCTGCGGCGAATGCACTCAGTGCGATCGCACTGTATTTGAAGTTTACCAGTGGGTTTGA
- a CDS encoding NADPH-dependent FMN reductase, which yields MSHPAKILAFAGSAREASFHKKLVTIAATGAKEAGAEVTYIDFRDLPLPLYDQDLEQERGLPENALKLKALMKEHQGFLIASPEYNSSITPLLKNAIDWASRSEPGEPPLALTCFKGKVAVLMSTSPGGLGGLRGLVHVRSILSNIGVVVLPEQKTLPNAYDLFDNEGNLKDPDQQEAVKELGRKLATVTAKLNG from the coding sequence ATGAGTCACCCAGCAAAAATTCTTGCTTTTGCGGGAAGCGCGCGAGAAGCTTCCTTCCATAAAAAATTGGTCACCATCGCCGCTACAGGAGCCAAAGAAGCAGGCGCCGAGGTTACCTATATCGACTTTCGCGATTTACCCCTGCCCCTGTACGACCAAGATTTAGAACAAGAACGAGGGTTACCGGAAAACGCACTCAAGCTCAAAGCGTTGATGAAAGAGCATCAAGGCTTTTTAATTGCGTCTCCAGAATACAACAGTTCGATTACGCCGTTGCTGAAAAATGCGATCGATTGGGCGTCTCGTTCCGAACCTGGGGAACCTCCTTTAGCCCTGACCTGTTTTAAAGGCAAAGTTGCCGTATTAATGAGTACCTCTCCCGGAGGATTGGGAGGATTGCGCGGACTGGTACACGTGCGATCGATTCTCAGCAATATCGGCGTTGTAGTTTTGCCGGAACAAAAAACCCTACCGAATGCTTACGACCTCTTCGACAACGAGGGGAATTTGAAAGATCCAGACCAACAAGAAGCGGTCAAAGAATTGGGACGTAAGTTAGCCACAGTTACGGCTAAGTTAAACGGCTAA
- a CDS encoding VOC family protein codes for MHHASIRTADIHGAIAFYEKLGFEVCDRFTTGMTLACWMEGLGGRIELIQVPQPRSAPDAFGDEHYTGYYHLSFDLTETTEDLEQWLEELKARFDRPATADDRTDSPLKVLLEPTQQVIGDRVYEVTFIADSDGLPLEFIRSIGPMQG; via the coding sequence ATGCATCACGCTTCCATCCGCACGGCAGATATTCACGGCGCGATCGCCTTTTACGAAAAACTGGGTTTTGAAGTTTGCGATCGCTTTACTACAGGAATGACCCTGGCGTGTTGGATGGAAGGGTTGGGGGGTCGGATCGAGTTAATCCAAGTCCCCCAACCGCGATCGGCGCCGGATGCGTTTGGAGACGAGCATTACACCGGGTATTACCATCTCTCCTTTGATTTGACCGAAACCACCGAAGATTTAGAGCAGTGGTTGGAGGAGTTAAAAGCGCGTTTCGATCGCCCCGCCACGGCGGACGATCGCACGGACTCCCCCCTGAAAGTCCTGCTCGAACCGACTCAGCAAGTTATCGGCGATCGCGTTTACGAAGTCACGTTTATCGCCGATTCCGACGGACTCCCCCTCGAATTTATCCGCTCGATCGGCCCGATGCAAGGCTGA
- the psb35 gene encoding photosystem II assembly protein Psb35: MPFAAASSGDFLPFTAVYVVGFIAAVAIGSIAWYNSKRPPGWEGKDRPGFIPKVDKDEGDNS; the protein is encoded by the coding sequence ATGCCATTCGCAGCCGCTTCATCCGGCGATTTTCTCCCGTTTACTGCCGTTTACGTCGTCGGCTTTATTGCCGCCGTGGCGATCGGTTCGATCGCCTGGTACAACTCCAAACGTCCCCCCGGTTGGGAAGGAAAAGACCGTCCCGGGTTTATTCCAAAAGTGGATAAGGATGAAGGTGATAACTCGTAA
- a CDS encoding plastocyanin/azurin family copper-binding protein yields MTFVQLLNSFFDRSVSAFLTQIRPFGAIAAIVVCVGLILGAAPVQASKLSGGDRLIARQPSTEVRVSLGNGSDALKFFPDQFQFVAGKRYKLVLNNPSPQKHYFTAKDFADSIWTQKVEAGKVEVKGAIHELELKPGAEAEWIFVPMKPGTYSLRCTIPGHAEAGMVGTITITSDSQQA; encoded by the coding sequence ATGACATTCGTGCAATTGCTCAACTCGTTTTTCGATCGCTCGGTTTCAGCCTTTTTAACTCAAATCCGGCCATTCGGCGCGATCGCGGCGATCGTCGTCTGTGTCGGGCTAATTCTCGGGGCTGCCCCGGTGCAAGCCTCGAAATTGTCCGGAGGCGATCGCTTAATTGCCCGCCAACCTTCCACGGAAGTTCGAGTCAGCTTAGGCAATGGCAGCGACGCACTCAAATTTTTCCCCGACCAGTTCCAATTCGTTGCCGGAAAGCGTTACAAACTGGTTTTAAACAATCCCAGTCCTCAAAAACATTACTTTACCGCCAAAGACTTTGCCGATTCGATTTGGACTCAAAAAGTTGAAGCGGGCAAAGTCGAAGTCAAAGGTGCCATTCACGAATTGGAACTCAAACCCGGCGCTGAAGCCGAATGGATTTTCGTACCCATGAAACCGGGAACTTACAGCTTGCGTTGTACGATTCCCGGACATGCGGAAGCGGGAATGGTCGGCACGATTACCATTACTAGTGATAGCCAACAGGCTTAA
- a CDS encoding 16S rRNA (cytosine(967)-C(5))-methyltransferase: MQNPRQIAFLALRDLDRRGTFADVTLDRALKKVSGTGDRALLPLDRRLATELVYGCIRRRRSLDAAIDQFAKKPADRQPPDLRWILHLGLYQLRYLDDIPASAAVDTTVELAKTNGLKGLAGFVNGLLRQYLRAAQAAASGDPLHLPEEPIARLAVAHSYPDWIVANWVERLGVEEAEQLAQWFNRSPSIDLRVNPLRTAIATVESAFQGAGIEVMRVPHVPQALRLKSGAGAIANLPGFNEGWWTVQDSSAQLTSYLLDPQPGELIIDACAAPGGKTTHIAELMGDRGTIYACDKTPSRLKKVKENSDRLGLHAIEVLAGDSREFAQFDRRADRVLLDAPCSGLGTLHRRADARWRQTPDNLVQLAQLQGELLAKTAQWVKPGGVLVYATCTLHPLENEKPIRDFLATHPDWAIEVPPASNPAAHFVTSAGWLEVWPHRYDLDGFFMVRLRKAPDASE, from the coding sequence ATGCAAAATCCTCGCCAAATTGCCTTCTTAGCCCTTCGCGATCTCGATCGCCGGGGGACGTTTGCCGATGTGACCCTCGATCGCGCCTTGAAAAAGGTCTCCGGGACGGGCGATCGCGCCTTGTTGCCCCTCGATCGCCGTTTGGCGACTGAATTGGTCTACGGCTGCATTCGACGGCGGCGATCGCTCGATGCGGCGATCGACCAGTTTGCGAAAAAACCTGCGGATCGCCAACCGCCGGATTTACGGTGGATCCTGCATCTGGGCCTTTACCAACTGCGCTATCTCGACGATATCCCGGCTTCGGCGGCGGTGGATACGACGGTGGAGTTGGCGAAAACGAATGGGTTGAAAGGGTTGGCGGGTTTTGTCAATGGCTTGTTACGTCAGTACCTGCGGGCGGCGCAGGCGGCAGCCTCCGGGGATCCCCTACACCTGCCCGAGGAGCCGATCGCCCGGCTGGCAGTGGCTCACAGTTACCCCGATTGGATCGTAGCGAATTGGGTGGAACGGTTGGGGGTGGAGGAAGCGGAACAATTGGCGCAATGGTTCAATCGATCGCCGAGTATCGATCTGCGAGTCAATCCCCTACGCACGGCGATCGCCACGGTAGAATCGGCCTTTCAAGGGGCGGGGATCGAAGTGATGCGGGTTCCCCACGTACCGCAAGCCTTGCGCCTCAAAAGTGGGGCGGGGGCGATCGCCAATTTGCCCGGATTTAACGAGGGCTGGTGGACCGTTCAAGATAGCAGCGCCCAATTGACCAGTTATTTACTCGACCCGCAGCCCGGAGAACTGATTATCGATGCCTGTGCGGCTCCCGGGGGGAAAACTACTCATATTGCCGAGTTGATGGGCGATCGCGGTACGATTTACGCTTGCGATAAAACGCCCTCTCGGCTGAAAAAAGTGAAAGAAAATAGCGATCGCCTCGGCTTGCACGCGATCGAAGTGTTAGCCGGAGACAGTCGCGAATTCGCTCAATTCGACCGTCGGGCCGATCGCGTCTTACTCGATGCCCCCTGTTCCGGATTGGGAACCCTGCACCGTCGCGCCGATGCCCGTTGGCGCCAAACCCCCGACAATCTCGTACAGTTAGCCCAACTGCAAGGGGAACTGTTAGCCAAAACGGCTCAATGGGTGAAACCCGGTGGAGTGCTGGTTTACGCGACTTGCACCTTGCACCCCCTGGAAAATGAAAAACCGATACGCGACTTTTTAGCGACTCATCCGGACTGGGCGATCGAAGTCCCTCCCGCGAGCAACCCGGCGGCACACTTCGTCACGTCCGCAGGTTGGCTCGAAGTCTGGCCCCATCGTTACGATCTCGACGGTTTTTTCATGGTGCGACTTCGGAAAGCCCCAGATGCATCGGAGTAA